One part of the Raphanus sativus cultivar WK10039 chromosome 7, ASM80110v3, whole genome shotgun sequence genome encodes these proteins:
- the LOC108815499 gene encoding replication protein A 70 kDa DNA-binding subunit C-like has product MAAMDTISELKPFKNMWKVQVKIIRLWKQYSAAGGETIEMVLLDVRGDKISATVKRELVGKFDRMLQEGETKVLINFTVTNSSGSYRTTKHPFKIVFLPTTRVRICEELSMNLSGLNPVNFRDVLSGGLDDDYLVDVIGQIVEVAQMEIVSVNGKDTQKISIELRNEEDERLPLVLWGKFAEDVSSAIKLHSEQSIVCVLRFGKIKEWKDNRSISNAYNVSSVALNPIMDEVQAFMSLLPKDDLALAIVDSKSNAIVSGIKEKDDFFFHTPRKTIAQVLESKQVEKCIVMASIGAIDSDMGWYYLSCKVCAKKVLTVPIEMEDGDDVDVGGHNYYCLKCKKNNPPLLPRYKLHLVVLDSTNNTKFLLFDNLAMQLLHKPCIELTGPVTDEIQDPDVFPPILNDLVGKTFLFKIGIERENYLYKNPTFKVLKIMTNIGLINEFDAIGSPTESQSTSGGTFSALSDAPEASLILHGGSSQLTESNEMTPAKRSRPPVVNLEDAFDQNSVTRSACTIRVKKEKSG; this is encoded by the exons ATGGCTGCTATGGATACTATCTCTGAGTTGAAGCCTTTCAAGAACATGTGGAAGGTGCAAGTCAAAATAATCCGCCTTTGGAAACAATATTCCGCTGCGGGTGGTGAAACAATCGAAATGGTTCTCCTCGATGTTAGA GGCGACAAGATTTCTGCAACTGTCAAACGAGAACTCGTGGGGAAGTTCGATCGGATGTTGCAGGAGGGTGAGACAAAAGTTTTGATTAATTTCACGGTCACCAATTCATCTGGTTCTTACCGAACCACCAAACATCCTTTCAAGATTGTTTTTCTCCCAACCACACGTGTGCGGATTTGTGAGGAGTTGTCCATGAACTTATCTGGTTTGAATCCTGTTAACTTTCGTGATGTTCTCAGTGGTGGTCTAGATGATGATTACTTGGTTG atGTGATTGGCCAGATTGTTGAAGTTGCGCAGATGGAAATTGTTTCTGTTAATGGAAAAGACACCCAGAAGATCTCGATTGAACTACGGAATGAGGA GGATGAACGTCTCCCACTGGTACTATGGGGGAAGTTTGCTGAGGATGTTAGCAGTGCAATTAAGTTGCATAGTGAGCAGTCCATTGTTTGTGTTTTGCGTTTTGGCAAGATTAAAGAATGGAAAG acAATCGTAGCATCTCCAACGCTTACAATGTCTCAAGTGTTGCCTTGAATCCAATTATGGACGAGGTCCAAGCATTCATGAGTTT GCTACCAAAAGATGATTTGGCTTTAGCCATTGTTGACTCTAAGTCAAATGCTATCGTTTCTGGTATTAAGGAAAAGGATGACTTCTTTTTTCACACTCCTAGGAAAACTATTGCCCAGGTTTTGGAATCCAAACAG GTGGAGAAGTGCATTGTAATGGCTTCAATTGGAGCCATTGATTCCGATATGGGTTGGTACTACTTAAGTTGTAAGGTGTGTGCAAAGAAGGTATTGACAGTGCCCATTGAGATGGAGGATGGAGACGATGTGGATGTTGGCGGTCACAATTACTACTGCCTGAAGTGCAAAAAGAACAATCCTCCACTGCTTCCTAG GTATAAGTTGCATTTGGTGGTACTTGATAGTACAAATAACACCAAGTTTCTGTTGTTTGATAATCTTGCAATGCAACTTCTACACAAACCATGTATTGAGCTTACTGGTCCTGTTACTGATGAG ATCCAGGATCCTGATGTGTTTCCACCTATTCTTAATGATTTGGTTGGGAAAACATTCTTATTCAAGATTGGTATTGAAAGAGAgaattatttatataagaatCCCACTTTCAAAGTCCTGAAGATCATGACAAACATAGGCTTGATTAATGAGTTCGACGCCATTGGATCCCCAACG GAAAGTCAGAGCACATCTGGAGGGACATTTTCTGCTTTGTCTGATGCACCTGAG GCGTCCCTGATATTACATGGCGGATCATCCCAGCTGACTGAGTCTAATGAGATGACACCAGCCAAGAGGTCTAGACCACCAGTCGTTAACTTGGAGGATGCTTTTGATCAGAATTCTGTTACAAGGTCTGCGTGTACTATCAGAGTCAAGAAGGAGAAGAGTGGCTGA